Proteins from a genomic interval of Lolium perenne isolate Kyuss_39 chromosome 1, Kyuss_2.0, whole genome shotgun sequence:
- the LOC139834947 gene encoding uncharacterized protein — MTPQLHLGGSTGAALALVTVTLWDWGTARNKINAGEKRKTTEEICHLIVKHYHEFTPEPNTTAEVQPVQSKWELPPSGFVKVNFDASFIPKLKNRSYGFVIRAEDGEFLAVGAGKLHHLRTALHGEAEACIAAMEGTTNLGMFRVPFESDSTTLIKAIEKGSYDLADTSVLMHGSLKFLDFDIAEFIYCRRECNNIAHTLALFGYQDNATSSS, encoded by the coding sequence ATGACCCCTCAACTTCACttaggggggagcaccggagcagccCTCGCACTGGTGACGGTGACCCTCTGGGATTGGGGGACTGCTCGTAATAAGATCAATGCGGgcgagaagaggaagacgacAGAAGAGATTTGCCATCTGATTGTTAAACACTATCATGAATTCACACCGGAACCAAATACAACGGCCGAGGTTCAGCCGGTTCAGAGCAAATGGGAACTGCCACCATCAGGTTTTGTCAAGGTCAACTTTGATGCCTCTTTCATCCCGAAGCTGAAAAACAGATCTTACGGATTTGTAATCCGTGCTGAAGATGGAGAGTTCCTAGCTGTTGGCGCGGGAAAATTGCATCACCTGCGGACTGCCCTTCATGGCGAAGCTGAGGCATgcattgctgcaatggaaggcacaACGAATCTGGGTATGTTCAGAGTGCCTTTTGAGTCTGATTCCACCACATTGATCAAAGCCATCGAGAAGGGAAGCTATGATCTTGCGGACACTAGTGTCCTGATGCATGGGAGTTTGAAGTTTCTAGACTTCGACATTGCAGAGTTTATTTACTGTCGTCGTGAATGTAATAACATAGCCCATACTCTGGCTTTGTTTGGCTACCAGGACAATGCTACCTCATCCAGTTAG